In the Zingiber officinale cultivar Zhangliang chromosome 5A, Zo_v1.1, whole genome shotgun sequence genome, GGTTGGAAACCTTCATTGTGATGAATACTCTAGGTGGAGCATTAGAGATAATGGAAGATTGAGAATCTTCATTGTGATGGATGTATGTTCAAGGTTGAGCATATAAtataatgaaaggtatgagactttcattaagTTATTTTGAACGAATTGACTCTTaggaagagtttttgatgtgtgttaaaGGGGGATAAAAATGTAGGGTTCAAGTTAAGAAATCTTCATTTATCTTTGACATCGAATGAAGAAGGGGGTTGGGTTAATATGGATTAGCCtaatttaaacatattatcaaacatcaaaatgggggagactgttggtgcaattgtccttgggtcaagattgactaatTTGATTAAGCTAGAATTGGCTCGAGCTtcagttttgatatttgacaatatgtgagagagaagtcaagtaggtcaagggaagaCCGGATACTTATCCAGGGAAGTCATAATTGGAGGTTAGATaatagaaagtcctaactgaggttaggtagGGTAGAAGTTtaccaagtgactagtcctaactaaagTTAGGCAAAAAAAAGTCTGAGTGGGTCAAGGAAGATCGTACATTGGCAAAGGAAAaccctaactacagttaggcaaGAGCAAGCCCTAACTAAGGTTAGGTAGAGTGAAAGTCTATCGGGTGACTTgtcctaactaaaggttagataagagaaaaatctaagtgggttaaggaggactgcatttggtgatcaaaagtccaaTGTGATGTTGgcaaaaagaaagtccaagtggatcaaaggttgaccggatatttggcacgagatgaaaagtctaagtgagtcaaaagctgaccagacacttggtgattggaagttCAATGGGAGTTggtaaggaaaagtccaagtgggttacgaaggaccggacacttggtgaagaagtcctgaCACTTGGTGATGCTAGGCAACAGGAAGTCCctaacaggtcacagttgacctgATGTTGGGCAAGAGAACCCTAGACACGGATTAAGTGAATTaggattgggtaatcgattagggtaattgaTTGGCCCTAGGCCAATTGATTaggacaatcgattgggaggttttCGCGAGAGCACAGGGAGATTGAGAATcaattagtcaatcgattgggttgaaGTTCAATCTATTGAGGCAATTGACCAGTCTATTTTCGTGAGAGCACAAAATGACTGTGAATCAATTCgggtaatcgattaagctttttccaattgattagcctaatcgatAAGGGCCTTTTTGTGAGAGCACAAAGAGTTTGGAAATCCATTGGGCAATCGATTAGACTGCTTTCTCTAGCaaacagaaagcttctgaatcgattgagGTAATCGATTAGAAGCTGCCGAATCGATTAGTAAGATGTTCAAAAAAGAATCATTCTGCAAGTTTGAACAAGCAAATCCTATGTGGAAATTTGTAGGGGTAAACCTAATCGATTGGAAGGCGTCGAAGAACCCTAGAACAAAGTTTTCATGGACATTTCAAACAACAATGGTTtactttttttaatcattttattattGATATTAaagtatttattaatattttctaCTTGACTTCACTTTGAATAAGTgtctatttttgtttttttatacccagataaatattttgaaactatgattatatattatatttaaaaactAGGTGAAAGAACTGAGAAATAAGAATACATTTATAAGAAATAGATAAATAATAAGAGGGGGAAAAAGTTTAAGGGATAATCAAAAATTCATTTATCAATCTTTACCTTCAACCAGTAATCGTACACGGACAAAAATTTTCTTGAACAGGGACACTAAAGGGTTCCTTAGTTTGATTTGGCTAATAAGAGATAGTTGGCTCCAATTGTGAGCGATGGTGGATAGCAACGCTTGCTGCATTGAACAACAAGCAATACTCCGAGTAAGGGGAGCAGAAGGCTGAAGGGACTGCTATGCACAAATCATTGTTACTACTGTGAAAAGAGGAATTGCTACTGTgaagagagaaaacaaaatctTACTGCTCTTGACGCTTGCTATTGGTGACTGGAGTTCGTTGggtgaaaaagaagaagaaaacaacatTGTTGTCGTCGTCGAAGAAGAATAGAGCCGACggaaggaagaaaataaaagaaggaaaaaaaggagaaaaagtcaGTATCGTGGGGCGGTGGGTTACTtggtgaggagagaaaaagaggaaagaaCCTTTGAGTTCTGTGGTTCTATTTCAATTGAAAAGGGAGTTCTACAGTCTACTACAATCGTTAACAGTCCTATGAATCCAACAGTTTGAATCGCTAAGGCTGAAGGATTTGTATGTTTGAATTCAGAATTCAACAGTTTGAACTTCTAAAGCATGAACTTGATCGAATTTTGGCTCGTAATGCTCATTAAATGGAGAATCAAAGATACAACATATAATGAacatatatttgaaataaaaaataagattttAGTGAACATAGAAAGAGGTCATCAAAACATGTTTAGAGGTTCAAGAATAAACACTAGAAAAGACTAAGACAATCATAAGAAGAGGCTACCTACCAAGACATGCCTATATATTTGGTATTCAAACTAAACATAAGCATACTAGAGAATCCGGCGCGAGATGGTTTCGGCTCTTGTTGCCTTTTCTTAAGATCATAAGGTAGTGCACTACAAGGTATTCATTCAAGTTTCTTGTTGTCGACAGATATCCTTGccaaaatatttgaatttgaaaCAAGTcaaataataagattaattagGATAGTTATACATATTTTGTCTATACCTACATGTGTTACATGTGCTTTCATCATTCAATTCCTATCGACCAGCCATTTCAGTGATTGAAATGTGATTCACAGACACTAACTCTTGATTACTAAAATCTGAGCTTAGAGATGACAGTGCTGCAATAAAAAAGCCTGGTTGTTTAGGTTCTGGTAAGAGAGAAATATTATCGACACTCACCAACATTGCCAACACTGAAGACATTGTTGGTCTATGTTCTGGTTGCTTTTGAACACATAAAAGTCCAACTTTTATGCACCTTAACACTTGATTTTCGGATAAGAGATGGCTGAAATTTCTATCGACTAAATCTAAGCATTTTCCTTCTTTCCACATGATCCACATCTGAAAAAACAATTGCAAAATGGATTATGAAATCTAAGAGAATCATGTAGTATGTAAAATGAAAGCAACCAAAGAGAAATGTATAATTTGCAAAGAAATAATTGTGCTTACATTTCCTAGAAGGTTCAATTGTACCATTGACTGATCAGCATCTCTGTTCCGTTTACCACTTATTATCTCAAGTACTAGTACTCCAAAACTAAATACATCAGATTTTATTGAAAAAATACCATTCATAATGTATTCGGGAGACATGTAGCCACTGTCATAATCGTAGAAATATAAAATAAGTATATACGATAGAATATGAAAGATAAAAATAATGATGATTCAAATTGTTTATGCTCACTAGGTTCCGACGACTCTTTTGGTAATTGATTCAGATTCATCTCCTCCAAATATCCTAGCCATGCCAAAATCAGATATTTTGGGATTCATATCTTTGTCAATCAAAATATTGCTTGCCTTAAGATCCCTATGAACGATCCTTAATCTTGAATCATGGTGAAGATAAAGTAGACCTCGAGCGACACCGAGAATGATGTTGTACCTCGCTCTCCAATCCAGTAATACGGTTTGAGCTTCACCTGAACACAACAAGCATTCATTTAAATCTGATCTATCCTTTCAGATATATAGTTTCAGATTATGTAAATTGACAGAGAAGATCAACTAACCAAACAGAAAGTTGTCCAAGCTTCCATTGGACATGTATTCGTAGATCAAGAGTCTTTCCCCTCCTTGAATGCAACAGCCAAGAAGCTTAACAAGATTTCTATGTTGCAGTTTCGCGATCAATGTGATCTCATTTTTGAACTCATCGACTCCCTGTGTGGATGTCGTGGATAATCTTTTCACTGCTATCTCTTGTTCCTCACCCAATTTACCCTGCACACAATCAAGCGTGCGTCAAACTTGCTCAAACAATTATGTGCCACTAGTATTATAAACTCCCTAGACAGTATGTTCTACCTTGTACACAGGGCCAAAGCCTCCTTCACCAAGCTTGTTGTCTGGCGAGAAGTCATCGGTGCCGTCTTTAATTGTATTCAAGTCAAACAATGGCAATTCCATGTCCTTGTCTTCTGCttcatagtgaatctgagaacctATAATTGCAACAAATTAATGAGTTTAGAATCTAATTGCAACAAGCCAAgtgaaagtaaaagtaaaagtaaaagtagTGAGGATAAGGATCGGATGAACAATACTTCTCTTCTTCCACCTCCAAATCGAGTAAGCAACACAAGCAAGGAACAGAATTGTCACAGGAAAAACCACAATCATTATGATATTCCGGTTAGAATGACCGCGCAAAGCTTCAGATGCAAATACTGAAAGATTGCAACAACATATAACTGAATAAGTATAACTGTTGATGATTGATATACAGTTTTGACTAGCTAGTTAGTTGCTCACCTAAATCTGCCGCTGCCAATCTGACATAAAGATCCTGTCCTAGACCACTCTGGTACACTATGATATCAGTGAGATCGTCTGTCCAGATCAAGCAGCCACTTTCAATTCCACTTATGTTCGATGCAGCATATGCTCTGCATGAGCAGTTGCCGAAGCACAAAGCCCTGCACTCCACCAAGCTCAGGTTTGCATTGACTGTCGATCTTGACGTGTCGGGCAACTTGGTGTCGCTCTGTGTGAAGAATCCATCGGTATTATTTACACAGTCCAAGGGCGTCGTCCTGGTGCAGCCGTCCGACCAGTCCCACAAATCCCAATTACGTTGGTTGTTTGGATGAAACGCCGGCAAGCATGTGCACGGCGGCGAGTTGTTGGAGCTGCAGTAACTGTTGCGGCCGCACGAGAATATTTGATCGCAGTGGTCCTTGGGTAGGTTCCAACTGACACTCCAGCGCTGTTCAGCCTCGATCCACACGAGGAATTGTAAATGGCCGGAGGAGTCCATGGTCCACCTCAATATAACTGATGGCTGGTTGACGGTCGAGTAGGCGATTTGATTTTGTTCCACGTTGACGTCTATGAGCCAGTCATCTTGGTTCGTCACCTTATAATTAATGAATCGAAGACATATCATGTATATATTCTTCATATGTTAAATGGAAATATATTCATATGCACACCTGTGGGACGCCACTGAACCCGAGGCCGTTCCATGGGCCTCCGCGCCAGTAGGGTCGTGTATCTGACCAGATGAATATCTGGGGGTCGCCTCTCACGTCTAATCCGAAGGCATATTGGCCTGGACCGGGGTCCGTGGGGCTCTTCCAGGCCGTGAGGTTGATGTTGAGGATGGCCCCTGCGTGGAGTTGCTTCTGCCCCAGCGCCATGCCCGGTAACTGCGTGTCCGTCGGGAAGTAGAAGCTCTGCCATGCGAAGCTGTTAGGGTCGTCGTTGCCGTTGCTGCTTGCCTCTTGGACGACGAAGTTTCCATCTTCGAGGATCCGTGCGACTGGATTCTCGAGGCCTGAGGCTGGCGACCCGGAAGACCAGATGGCGGTGGAATTGTCTTCGCCGGTGATGATGAGTGTGCCGTTGGTGGTCAAAGAGAGGCTGCCGGAGAGGGTGGTGATGGGCTGTCGACGGTTGGCGACCCACACGACGGTTTGGTTGGGGATGTTGTTGTACCATATGCCGACGTAGCGGCTGGTGGAACCGTCGGGGCTGAAGAAGCCCAGCCGGAAGCTGCCGCCGGAGGAGACCAGAGAGGTTGCTCCGTCATCGAGGAGAGGCCGATCAGGGGATAAGGTGTCTTCCCCACTGGAGACGGAGCAGGCAGGCCggctgaggaggaggaggaggaggagaaagaagaagaagagagcggaggaggaagaagagcagctGATCCTTCTcctcattgttgattgattaaCAACAACAAAAATATGCATCCCCAAGGAAATTAAATGAAGGCAACTTGTTGACTCGGATCAAGCATTTttacatatattttttatatacgtTTGTCCTTAGGGCATCCACAGTGGTTAGAACTCATTGTAAGCTCCTTCATTGTCACGTCTATGCCACATCAAAATTTAAAACCTCATACCTCTTTCCACTATCAAAAATCTCTCAACAACTCCCTCATGGGTCtcacacttttcattatatataattcttatttctccttcatattttacattatacaccattaattttttgtaaaatttaaatttataaattgctaACATGAAACaacattaattaaaaaaatacataaatattacaatgcatcaaataaaaagacataaattataataatatataaaaataaacgtAAATTCATCTACACCAAGCCATGTCTTTAATTTTTTCCACCATTTTTTCATGTAAATAAAGTTATCCTGGTGTCATCTCACTAGTATCCTTTATCagaatttcataatccttatgaaagatcTCGGCTTCCCGCAAAGCTATTTTTTGGATTTAATAATCTTTAATATCTTGTCATTCTTTGTCGATGCTATGTTCCATTGTGTCGTCCTCTCTGACTTTAGATGACCCTTTCTCTTCGCTGCCTTTTGCCCTATAGGACGAATGCGGACTTCAGAGTCATCTAAATTAACACTTATATCTGGATTTGATGTTGAAGTGTTTCCCCCTGATTCGAATATCCTTGCCTTCTTATTAGAGTAATGAGCAACTGATTGTGGAGTATATTTCTCATATTCTTTGAAAACCCTCCACACATGGATATACTTAAAATCCTTGCCTTTGTTGTTGACTTGCCACATATTCAATGCATTCTCCAACACATTCTCGTCACTCCAACCGCTTTGCcgatgagtataaaaattattataagttgCAGAAAATTCATTTACCATCGGTGCAAACGTATAATAATGTGATTTCAGCCGCTAATAACTTCTCGTCATAGATCCAATGGGACGATGTTTGTTGTAGTAATCAGCTATACGTTTCCAAAAATCTTGATCCTTCTGGTCATTACCAACGATTGCATCAGTGCTTATAGTTACCCATGACTTCGCAAGGACCACatcttcatcgagagaccaaaatctcCGTTTCGATTCATTTTCCTCCAGCTCAACTTCACGCTCCTCTTGTGATGAGTGTGGTGGCAACTAAGTTGAATGAACAAATGATGGTGTTAGAGATTCTTTGTCGCTGATAGATGGATCAATAGTTACCCTTCTTGATTCATTCGAATGTATGACAGATGGTTGAGTATGAGAAAATACGTAAGGATAAGGCATCCTAAGTTGGCTACCAATTGCTGACCAATCTTGGGATGGATATATACCAAATGGAGCTGGGGCGGCGCTACTTGGATTCCACGTCtataaaaaattttgagaactttgggaatttgaaaaattttgaagaatattgtggaacatatgaaatattttgaaCATTTGGAGGATATTGTGGGTGAGAAAAAATATGAGGATATTGGATATTTGGAGGAGCGCGAGTATTTTGAGAAGATGTATTTCTTTCCgtatttgaagaattcaaaagattCGTAAAGAAAGTATTGAGATTTTCATCCATCTCGAATACAAATAGGGAATGAAAGGAAGAAATGAGTTGAGAGTAAAGATAGCAATGGAATGAATGAAATAGATctcatatttatagatttttttatatattaaataattaaattaaaacgtTGAACAACGGCTAAAAATTAGTTGTTGTTCAATGGCATGCAACCTGTAAATTAGTCGTTGCTctcttgtctttttttttttttaattattaaaaaaattaaaatataaaaaaaaaattaaaaaccaagAAGAAGCGGCTCCGTAACCACGGAGCCGCTTCTTCGTGTAAAGGGAAAAGCCTCCCTCCACTATGGGAGGAAGGTTTTTCCCTGTTGCCACATCACAGTGGGAGCTCCTTCGTGATGTAGCATAAATGAGAAACCTCCCTCCCATAgtgggagggaggtttttcatTTACACGAAGAAGCGGCTCTGTGGTTACGGAGCCGCTTCTtcgtgtgtttttttatttttttatttatttttattttaatagttataaaaagataaaaagtgtgtataaaaattatttttttaaaaattattaatgttatttcaggttaacaatttataaatttaaattttataaaaatttaatgatgtataatgtaaaatatggaggagaaatgagaattatataatgaaaagtgtggGATTCATAAAGGAGTTGTTGAGAGATTTTTTGATAGTGGAAAGAGGTATgagatttttaacttttgatatgGCGCAGATGTGACAATAAAAGAACTCTAAATGGGTTCTAGCTACTGTGGATGTTTTTAGTATCCTTATCATAAGATCAACATGAAGAAGATAAATCACGAacgattattaatttttataattatattttctaTAAAATGTGCGTACGTGACACGGACATGAATACAATTATTGTAGTTCtagtaatttatttatttttctttaattatcTTTCCTTTGACTTTGAATGCAGCAATGGCGGCGTATAATAGATTTCATTATAGTTCTTGTCAGGATCCTTCATTGATGGAAGTCAACCGATTGCTTTTTAGTAC is a window encoding:
- the LOC121982524 gene encoding receptor-like serine/threonine-protein kinase SD1-8 produces the protein MALGQKQLHAGAILNINLTAWKSPTDPGPGQYAFGLDVRGDPQIFIWSDTRPYWRGGPWNGLGFSGVPQVTNQDDWLIDVNVEQNQIAYSTVNQPSVILRWTMDSSGHLQFLVWIEAEQRWSVSWNLPKDHCDQIFSCGRNSYCSSNNSPPCTCLPAFHPNNQRNWDLWDWSDGCTRTTPLDCVNNTDGFFTQSDTKLPDTSRSTVNANLSLVECRALCFGNCSCRAYAASNISGIESGCLIWTDDLTDIIVYQSGLGQDLYVRLAAADLVFASEALRGHSNRNIIMIVVFPVTILFLACVAYSIWRWKKRSSQIHYEAEDKDMELPLFDLNTIKDGTDDFSPDNKLGEGGFGPVYKGKLGEEQEIAVKRLSTTSTQGVDEFKNEITLIAKLQHRNLVKLLGCCIQGGERLLIYEYMSNGSLDNFLFGEAQTVLLDWRARYNIILGVARGLLYLHHDSRLRIVHRDLKASNILIDKDMNPKISDFGMARIFGGDESESITKRVVGT